The following proteins are encoded in a genomic region of Oryctolagus cuniculus chromosome 13, mOryCun1.1, whole genome shotgun sequence:
- the H3-3A gene encoding histone H3.3 yields the protein MARTKQTARKSTGGKAPRKQLATKAARKSAPSTGGVKKPHRYRPGTVALREIRRYQKSTELLIRKLPFQRLVREIAQDFKTDLRFQSAAIGALQEASEAYLVGLFEDTNLCAIHAKRVTIMPKDIQLARRIRGERA from the exons ATGGCTCGTACAAAGCAGACTGCCCGCAAATCGACTGGTGGTAAAGCACCCAGGAAGCAACTGGCTACAAAAGCCGCTCGCAAGAGTGCGCCCTCTACTGGAGGGGTGAAGAAACCTCATCGTTACAG GCCCGGTACTGTGGCACTTCGTGAAATCAGACGTTATCAGAAGTCCACTGAGCTTCTGATTCGCAAACTCCCCTTCCAGCGTCTGGTGCGAGAAATCGCTCAGGACTTCAAAACAGATCTGCGCTTCCAGAGCGCAGCTATTGGTGCTTTGCAG GAGGCAAGCGAGGCCTATCTGGTTGGCCTTTTTGAAGACACCAACCTGTGTGCTATCCATGCCAAACGTGTAACAATTATGCCAAAAGACATCCAGCTAGCACGCCGCATACGTGGAGAACGTGCTTAA